The segment CCGGGGGATCGCCCTGCCGCTGCTCACCCTGCTGATCGACACGAGTGCGGCGCAGCAGGACCGCGCCGCCCGCCACTTCCACCGCGCGGTGGTGCAGCCGGCGGCTGTCCCGCAAGGCGCTGCGGTCCCCGTGGCGCCTCCCCTCGGCGCCGATGGCCGGCTCACCGTCGCCTACCTCTCCGCCGACTTCCACGAGCACGCCACCGCCTATCTGGCGGCCGAGCTGTTCGAACTGCACGACCGCGACCGCTTCCGCGTCGTCGCCTGTTCCTATGGTCCCGACGATGGCGGCCCGACGCGCCGCCGCCTGGAGGCCGCCTTCGACGCCTTCCACGACATCCGCGGCTGCGATGCGGAGCAGGCGCAGGCGATGCTCACGGCCGAGGGTGTCCACATCCTGGTCGATCTGAAGGGCTACACGCGGCACGTCCGCTTCGATTTTCTGGCGCGCCGGCTGGCGCCGGTCCAGGTCGCCTATCTCGGCTATCCCGGGACGATGGGCAGTGACGTCATGGATTATGTGATCGGCGACCGCTTCGTCACGCCGCCGGAGCATCAGCCGCACTATCGGGAGCGGCTGGTCATCATGCCGGACTCCTATCAGGTCAACGACCGGCGCCGGCCGCTGGACGCGCCCGTGCCGGACCGCGCCGCCTGCGGCCTGCCGCCGGACGGTTTCGTCTTCTGCGCGTTCAACGCGCCGTTCAAGATCACCCCGTCGCTGTTCGGGCTGTGGATGCGCGTGCTGGCGCGGGTGCCGGGGAGCGTGCTGTGGTTGCAGCAGCCCGGCCGGGACGGCACGGACAACCTGCGGCGCGAGGCAGCGCGGCGCGGGGTCGATCCCGGCCGTCTGGTCTTCGCCCCCCACAGGCCGCAGGCCGAGCATCTCGCCCGCTACCGCTTGGCCGACCTGTTCCTCGACAGCTTTCCCTACACCGGCCACACCACCGTTTCGGACGCCCTGTGGATGGGCCTGCCGGTGGTGACGCGG is part of the Azospirillum baldaniorum genome and harbors:
- a CDS encoding tetratricopeptide repeat protein, with the protein product MSTAQHFASPAEALGYALTLHQNGRHAECSAVCRAILAVKPDHHGASFLLGVAAYTLGRIEESQRHLAVTIALKPDLADACFNLALLLRRRGRLAEAAALQARAIRLAPGQADAGQSNAGPLTTLGGMLRELGRVASARAVLRRAVAQAPDDAEAWRESGHALRDAGEPGAAAVAYGRAYRLDPGRTESLGDRLHAALSHCDWSGYDALCREILAVIDSGRGIALPLLTLLIDTSAAQQDRAARHFHRAVVQPAAVPQGAAVPVAPPLGADGRLTVAYLSADFHEHATAYLAAELFELHDRDRFRVVACSYGPDDGGPTRRRLEAAFDAFHDIRGCDAEQAQAMLTAEGVHILVDLKGYTRHVRFDFLARRLAPVQVAYLGYPGTMGSDVMDYVIGDRFVTPPEHQPHYRERLVIMPDSYQVNDRRRPLDAPVPDRAACGLPPDGFVFCAFNAPFKITPSLFGLWMRVLARVPGSVLWLQQPGRDGTDNLRREAARRGVDPGRLVFAPHRPQAEHLARYRLADLFLDSFPYTGHTTVSDALWMGLPVVTRMGDTFASRVAAGLLNAAGLPETVTTSFDGYEALAVRLAGDPATLAGYRRRLAAARATAPLFDSPRFTRHLEHAYRTMWDRHAAGLPPASFTVPPL